The region AGCCTGCATTTGACGAGTACGATCCTTACAAGACACACTTAAGAATTTCCAAGTGCGTCCGCCGGGTGAAAGCACTCCATCGGGTTTCCAATGTAGATTCCACTGAATGTCATTGATCGCAAGCTGCGTTTCTTTGTCATATGTATCGTCAAAGCTTGAAATCTGGTAACCCAACAAACTCAAACGATTTTTAAGTTCGATGACCCCGACGCTTTTCGTACCGAGTTTCAACGGTTTTTTAAAAGGTTTTAATGGGGCCCACGTGCCGTCTGCGCACGCAGGATACAGTTTTGCCATTGCTGCTCGCAAGGCGATGTAAGGTGGATTTTGCGGAGCCAAGTTGTCCATCACCAAATCCGGGCGGCTGCCGCTGGCGCTGACAAGCATCTGCAAATATTTTGGAGACAAGAACGCCCGTTTTACAAATTTAATGTCATTGCCCACAGAACCCGGGTTTGCACTGCCAACTGAGATGTCTTGGAGAAGTTTTAAATAGTTCGCATCAGCTTTGGCTTTCAATCCTGGTGCTGTGGCGCCCCCTGCTTGATATGCTTTTTCCATCTCTGGCTGCCAATAATAAGCAGGATTCACCCCGTGCATCCATGATTTCAACATAGTCGCACGCAAATCATCCACACTCATATTGCTAAAAAGCGAGATGTAATCCGCGGGCGCAAACTGTGGCTGGATTTCTTGAACAGGGTGATAGGGCTGATTTCGAGCCTCGAACTCTTCGCGCGATTGCGCCCGGGCTTGCTCGACATTAAACACACCAAAAGCAATCAATAGACCGAGAACTTTTCTCCAGTAAATTTTCATAGCTTCTCCTTGCCTCTCTTTCCATACTCGTCCTGAGCTGATGATTATGTTAGAGCGTTCCAGGCTGTGGGCCAGAAAATTTCCAAAAATAAACGCACACTTTGTAGAGTGGCAAAAAGAAAAAGGGAGTCTATTCGACTCCCTTTTTAATTCTAATTAATTTTAGAATGCAAACTACCCCGACATGTCGGAGTGAAGGCCCACGCAACTAGCGTTGCGCAACTGGCTTCCAAGTCAAACCTTCTTTACCAGCCCATTTACCACGAGGACGGTAGATACGGTTGTTCGCGTATTGCTCGAATGCATGCGCACACCAGCCAGAGATACGAGAAGCTGCGAAGATTGGCGTGAACAAATCAGTTGGGATACCCATTGAGAAGTACACAGTCGCAGAATAGAAATCCACGTTCGGCATCAAGCCTTTTTCGTTGAACATTGTATCGTCGATCAAAGTCGACATTTGATACATAGTTTCCATACCCGCTGCTTTAGTCAATTTTTCAGACATACCGCGAAGGATACGAGCACGAGGGTCGCCATTTTTATAAACGCGGTGACCGATACCCATCACTTTTTCTTTCGCTTGAAGAGCGTCTTTTACGAATTGTTGAGCTTTATCCATTGTGCCGATTTTTTGAAGCATTAGGATAACTTGCTCGTTCGCACCACCGTGCAAAGGACCTTTCAAAGCACCAATCGCAGAAACGATTGCAGAGTGAAGATCAGACAATGAAGAAGCCGTTACGCGAGTCGCGAAAGCAGAGCAGTTCAATTCATGGTCAGCATGAAGGATCAAGCAAGTGTCCATAACTTTTACGTGTTCAGCATTTGGCTCTTTACCACCGCCCAACATGTACATCATGTTCCAAGCCATAGACTTGTCAGTTTTAGGAGCCACTGGCTCTTTACCTTTACGGATTGCATCGAATGCGCAAAGAAGAGTTCCCATTTTAGCTGTCAAACGAACAGACTTGCGAAGGTTTGCTTCAGCAGACATGTCGTTAGCATCTTTATCATAGTGAGCCATCAAAGATACAGCCGTGCGCAACCACCCCATCGGATGAACGTCAGTTGGAATACCTTTCAAAACTTTGATGAAGTCTGGAGACAATGCCATCTCGTTGTGAAGTTCTTTAGAGAACTTTTCCAACTCAGAAGCATTTGGAAGTTTGTCATTCCAAAGAAGATAAGTAACTTCTTCGAATGTAGAATTCGCAGCCAAATCGTCGATTGTGTAACCGCGGAAATTAAGATTATCGCCAACGATAAAAGATACTTTCGTTGTACAAGCGACTACGCCTTCAAGACCTTTATCTAAAGCGCCTTCGTAGATATTTACTTCAGCCATGTGGGGTTCCTT is a window of Bdellovibrio sp. SKB1291214 DNA encoding:
- a CDS encoding citrate synthase; translation: MAEVNIYEGALDKGLEGVVACTTKVSFIVGDNLNFRGYTIDDLAANSTFEEVTYLLWNDKLPNASELEKFSKELHNEMALSPDFIKVLKGIPTDVHPMGWLRTAVSLMAHYDKDANDMSAEANLRKSVRLTAKMGTLLCAFDAIRKGKEPVAPKTDKSMAWNMMYMLGGGKEPNAEHVKVMDTCLILHADHELNCSAFATRVTASSLSDLHSAIVSAIGALKGPLHGGANEQVILMLQKIGTMDKAQQFVKDALQAKEKVMGIGHRVYKNGDPRARILRGMSEKLTKAAGMETMYQMSTLIDDTMFNEKGLMPNVDFYSATVYFSMGIPTDLFTPIFAASRISGWCAHAFEQYANNRIYRPRGKWAGKEGLTWKPVAQR
- a CDS encoding L,D-transpeptidase family protein, encoding MKIYWRKVLGLLIAFGVFNVEQARAQSREEFEARNQPYHPVQEIQPQFAPADYISLFSNMSVDDLRATMLKSWMHGVNPAYYWQPEMEKAYQAGGATAPGLKAKADANYLKLLQDISVGSANPGSVGNDIKFVKRAFLSPKYLQMLVSASGSRPDLVMDNLAPQNPPYIALRAAMAKLYPACADGTWAPLKPFKKPLKLGTKSVGVIELKNRLSLLGYQISSFDDTYDKETQLAINDIQWNLHWKPDGVLSPGGRTWKFLSVSCKDRTRQMQADMEKMRWFPQTFPEKYIFVNTAMTYFGLVDKTQPERFTMAFKTINGRPARKTPTMADNVVRVILNPYWVVPPTIFIQDKVEDIKKLNYWEINSYFDSHNYEVWNKEFTRRLDPASINWWAYDGTQDADIYIRQKPHLGNALGIVKFELTNAFAIYLHDTNQRELFVEANRQLSSGCVRLEKPLDLAEYLLRGTQWTRQAIESTIAKPGQVMTKDTKIPLKEPTAVYIGYITSQMFSDRVIRFTEDAYKQNNKVLSLMRAPF